A stretch of the Siniperca chuatsi isolate FFG_IHB_CAS linkage group LG24, ASM2008510v1, whole genome shotgun sequence genome encodes the following:
- the LOC122871880 gene encoding male-specific lethal 3 homolog isoform X2, which translates to MKRKGWAKRRRRQSGTKSSLKTLPKEDDSDDACLISSSENSDGDDSDPESSNSGDSTFSEDINKMRVEPDINVKRECEEKIIHVDINIPDVLKKKLEDDCFYINKRKKLVMVPCQTNVVHILESYVKHFAINKAFMANERYRRQQSTTQNSSPQPVPPEKSEELCKEMVDGLRITFDFTLPMILLYPCEQAQFKKVSSSRLFLAINESSPCSSNAQRERSPSPLGHNPPTPQSTDSQPALSDISATTPTAPAPIPKRRRHPDMDCISYQSQSLRRSTRNTSGGDRPAEGSSGGGGSATASPQLKRRLVDNSSQPKFFLNLDKKTPVHSGSSSPLPLTPSKERSGPFYGLESRRNNELNEVLSWKLTPDNYPLNDQPPPPSYLYGAQHLLRLFVKLPEILGKMQIPERNLRALVKHLELFLRFLAEFHEDFFPESAYVSASEAHYSMKQPRPIY; encoded by the exons AT GAAGAGAAAGGGATGGGCGAAGAGGCGTCGTCGTCAGTCTGGTACTAAATCTTCTCTGAAGACTCTCCCTAAGGAGGACGACAGTGATGACGCAT gTTTGATTTCGTCTTCAGAGAACAGTGACGGGGACGATTCTGACCCTGAATCTTCAAATAGTGGGGACAGCACCTTCTCTGAGGACATCAACAAAATG agggTTGAGCCAGACATTAATGTTAAAAGGGAATGTGAGGAGAAGATCATCCACGTGGACATCAACATCCCGGATGTTCTGAAGAAGAAACTGGAGGACGACTGCTTTTACATCAACAAGAGGAAGAAG CTGGTGATGGTTCCCTGTCAGACGAATGTTGTGCACATCCTAGAGTCCTACGTCAAACACTTTGCCATCAACAAAGCATTCATGGCCAACGAGCGGTACCGGCGTCAGCAGAGCACCACACAGAATAGCAGCCCACAGCCAGTCCCTCCAGAGAAGAG CGAGGAGTTGTGTAAGGAGATGGTCGACGGCCTGAGGATCACATTTGACTTCACCTTACCCATGATCCTCCTCTACCCCTGTGAACAAGCTCAGTTCAAAAAGGTCAGCTCCTCCAGGCTTTTCCTGGCCATCAATGAAAGCTCCCCTTGTTCCAGCAA CGCCCAACGAGAGCGCAGCCCGAGCCCATTGGGGCACAACCCACCTACCCCCCAGTCCACAGACAGCCAACCGGCACTGAGCGACATTTCTGCCACAACGCCTACCGCCCCAGCCCCCATCCCGAAGCGCCGGCGTCACCCTGACATGGACTGTATCTCATACCAGTCCCAGTCGCTCAGACGCTCCACAAGGAACACGTCTGGAGGTGACAGGCCAGCTGAAGGAAGCAGTGGAG GTGGAGGCAGTGCCACAGCGTCCCCGCAGCTCAAACGCCGTTTGGTCGACAACTCATCCCAGCCCAAGTTCTTCTTAAACCTCGACAAAA AAACCCCAGTGCACAGTGGCTCATCTTCCCCATTGCCCTTGACACCAAGCAAAGAGCGAAGTGGGCCTTTCTATGGCCTGGAGAGCCGGAGaaacaatgagctaaatgaG GTCCTAAGTTGGAAGCTGACTCCTGATAACTACCCCCTGAATGACCagcctcctccaccctcctATCTGTATGGAGCACAGCACCTCTTGCGGCTTTTTG TGAAGCTTCCTGAGATCCTGGGAAAGATGCAGATCCCTGAGAGGAATCTCCGAGCCCTGGTCAAGCATTTGGAACTCTTTCTCAG GTTTCTGGCAGAGTTCCATGAGGATTTTTTTCCTGAGTCTGCATATGTGTCAGCATCAGAGGCCCACTACAGCATGAAACAACCGAGGCCAATTTATTGA
- the LOC122871880 gene encoding male-specific lethal 3 homolog isoform X1, which yields MNSRGLKYQFHKGERVLCFEPDPTKAKVLYDAKVIDVLIGADEHGRRIPKYLIHFNGWNRSWDRWAAEDHVLRDTEENRKLQHKLARKALGRMKRKGWAKRRRRQSGTKSSLKTLPKEDDSDDACLISSSENSDGDDSDPESSNSGDSTFSEDINKMRVEPDINVKRECEEKIIHVDINIPDVLKKKLEDDCFYINKRKKLVMVPCQTNVVHILESYVKHFAINKAFMANERYRRQQSTTQNSSPQPVPPEKSEELCKEMVDGLRITFDFTLPMILLYPCEQAQFKKVSSSRLFLAINESSPCSSNAQRERSPSPLGHNPPTPQSTDSQPALSDISATTPTAPAPIPKRRRHPDMDCISYQSQSLRRSTRNTSGGDRPAEGSSGGGGSATASPQLKRRLVDNSSQPKFFLNLDKKTPVHSGSSSPLPLTPSKERSGPFYGLESRRNNELNEVLSWKLTPDNYPLNDQPPPPSYLYGAQHLLRLFVKLPEILGKMQIPERNLRALVKHLELFLRFLAEFHEDFFPESAYVSASEAHYSMKQPRPIY from the exons ATGAATTCGCGGGGACTTAAATATCAATTTCACAAAGGAGAAAGAGTCCTGTGCTTCGAACCCGACCCTACCAAGGCTAAAGTGTTGTATGACGCTAAG GTCATTGATGTCTTGATAGGTGCAGATGAACATGGAAGAAGAATCCCAAAGTACCTGATTCACTTCAATGGTTGGAACAGGAG CTGGGATCGTTGGGCTGCAGAGGATCATGTCCTAAGGGACACTGAGGAAAATCGTAAATTGCAACATAAACTGGCTCGCAAAGCTCTAGGTCGCAT GAAGAGAAAGGGATGGGCGAAGAGGCGTCGTCGTCAGTCTGGTACTAAATCTTCTCTGAAGACTCTCCCTAAGGAGGACGACAGTGATGACGCAT gTTTGATTTCGTCTTCAGAGAACAGTGACGGGGACGATTCTGACCCTGAATCTTCAAATAGTGGGGACAGCACCTTCTCTGAGGACATCAACAAAATG agggTTGAGCCAGACATTAATGTTAAAAGGGAATGTGAGGAGAAGATCATCCACGTGGACATCAACATCCCGGATGTTCTGAAGAAGAAACTGGAGGACGACTGCTTTTACATCAACAAGAGGAAGAAG CTGGTGATGGTTCCCTGTCAGACGAATGTTGTGCACATCCTAGAGTCCTACGTCAAACACTTTGCCATCAACAAAGCATTCATGGCCAACGAGCGGTACCGGCGTCAGCAGAGCACCACACAGAATAGCAGCCCACAGCCAGTCCCTCCAGAGAAGAG CGAGGAGTTGTGTAAGGAGATGGTCGACGGCCTGAGGATCACATTTGACTTCACCTTACCCATGATCCTCCTCTACCCCTGTGAACAAGCTCAGTTCAAAAAGGTCAGCTCCTCCAGGCTTTTCCTGGCCATCAATGAAAGCTCCCCTTGTTCCAGCAA CGCCCAACGAGAGCGCAGCCCGAGCCCATTGGGGCACAACCCACCTACCCCCCAGTCCACAGACAGCCAACCGGCACTGAGCGACATTTCTGCCACAACGCCTACCGCCCCAGCCCCCATCCCGAAGCGCCGGCGTCACCCTGACATGGACTGTATCTCATACCAGTCCCAGTCGCTCAGACGCTCCACAAGGAACACGTCTGGAGGTGACAGGCCAGCTGAAGGAAGCAGTGGAG GTGGAGGCAGTGCCACAGCGTCCCCGCAGCTCAAACGCCGTTTGGTCGACAACTCATCCCAGCCCAAGTTCTTCTTAAACCTCGACAAAA AAACCCCAGTGCACAGTGGCTCATCTTCCCCATTGCCCTTGACACCAAGCAAAGAGCGAAGTGGGCCTTTCTATGGCCTGGAGAGCCGGAGaaacaatgagctaaatgaG GTCCTAAGTTGGAAGCTGACTCCTGATAACTACCCCCTGAATGACCagcctcctccaccctcctATCTGTATGGAGCACAGCACCTCTTGCGGCTTTTTG TGAAGCTTCCTGAGATCCTGGGAAAGATGCAGATCCCTGAGAGGAATCTCCGAGCCCTGGTCAAGCATTTGGAACTCTTTCTCAG GTTTCTGGCAGAGTTCCATGAGGATTTTTTTCCTGAGTCTGCATATGTGTCAGCATCAGAGGCCCACTACAGCATGAAACAACCGAGGCCAATTTATTGA